Genomic segment of Malania oleifera isolate guangnan ecotype guangnan chromosome 7, ASM2987363v1, whole genome shotgun sequence:
CATGTCAAATGAAGATCAGACATTTAACAGAAGAGCTCATGAAGATCTAACTGTATAATTCATCACCTTTATCTTAAAATATTGAAGAGATATAGCAGGTGATCCAAAAACTAAAAGATATAAGAGATGACTATGTCATCATTGACCAATCACCACAATTTTCATGCCCACTACATAAAATATGCAAAGCACTTTTAaaggaaaaattttcaaaggtatTTCGCTTTGGTAATATGGGCTTTATTTTTAAACAAGAAACTGATGTCTACTCTTCTTCATGTAATAGGGTGAATCATAAAAATTGAATCCACAACAATTCAGAAAACAAAACTAGAATTTTTTAATGTGCGCAACATAATACCTTGGTTTGCCTTGGTGGATTGTTGCCAAGTGTAAGCTTGCAATAGACACTAGGATTTCCCACTGACTGCTTCATGTTGTTTCCACGCTTGATTATCACAACTAAGGTCCCTGGCAAACACTGCAACAGAAATTCTGCCTTCTCCTGAAAGCGAGGGGGGCCAGACTGGATCAAGTATTGTAGCAAGGGAATTGCATCTGCTGCAGCAACTGATTGAGCTCTAGACACTTCAGCTGGGCAAGCAGACCAAGCCTGCCTTAGAAGAAAAAGAGAGTCCAAAGCTGCTTCTTGAGTTGCCTCTGACCCAGTCTTGAGGGATGTAACCAGATGGGGAATACTAAGTGTTGCAGGCTCAGTGGCTCTCAAACGCGGGAAGTTGCTGAAGAGGGCATTTAAAGCTTTTAAATACTCGTCATTTACAGTTCCAGTAGCCCACAAATCCTTTTCAATTGCAGCTGCATAACAGTAAAAACAATATAACTGTACCAGAAAATATACAGCCACAGATGCAAAGGCATTTAGGTGCGCCAAATATAAAACAGCAGCATAAAGATTTTGCAGAACCATTCTTattcttttctctctttcaaTTACTCAGGTCCACATTTCAGATATTCGACAAATTTGACAAATTGAATCATTTTATACATAACAAAGTAACAAGAACTGGTAACATAAAATAATGAATCACCACTTACAAAGctgtaataaggaaataataagtCAGGCAACTTTGTGGAAATCAGCGCTAATGTGTTTTTTTGTTCAAGCATCCCTCATCTTCATAGAACAAGAAAATGTCACCTATGTTAATTTTGCACTTTCTACATGAACATGTGTCTTGTTATTCCATTTTCACCATGGGGGATCTTGACTTGAGGAAACTCATGGTATACAATGACTAAAGTTTTGTGAAGATGGATCATataaaaacataaagaaaatcTTTGTACGTAATGGTGCATTTGCAAAAAACTTGACATACGAATCACATCTTGTCAAACTTCAAAAAGAAAATTTCCTAGAAAAATCTCTTGCTTGTTCTAACTTGCTACTTCTATCTTTTCATAGTAAGCAGGCAGGAACAAATCACATGCATACTGATAAAAGATGCAGTAGCAACACTTCCACTTGTTCACAGTACTATTTAGCACCCAGCAGAAATCCAAACGTCAGATCCACAATGAACAACATAGTTTCCTTGTCAATGGCCACCCTGCTTGCGCTACTCAATAATTCCTAACATGAGTCTCAACAAAGGAGACATTGCATGTGTTTCTTGTGCCACAATAATTGTGCATCCTTTTAAATGCAAGGATAGGATGGAGTTTATATGGGCTTTTATCTTCCTTTCAGCACCACAAAGCAAACTAGGTTTACTTTATAAAATACAagagttcaatttttttttttaaggttgaAAGAGTGACAGTCAATTGAAGTACTTGTTATATACTGACATATGAATTCAAGAGCTCTTTTGTTTCCATTAAAAACTAAACGTTCTTTTTGTAGCACATCTCATgactaataaaaaataaaaatctcttATGTCAAGAAGTCTCCAACATTGTAGTTAGCTTTAGGTAGAAGTGTCCTGCATAAttatcttgagtgtacttattaaataaataaataatatacctTGAGAGTGTACTTATCAATAAATAATGTGAGTGTGCACAAACAAATTGAAATGGAATATTTGACTAATGAATGTAGGGATGGTTAAATGCACTTTTAGTAAATTTTGTGACGAGTAATACTTTATACTTCCTGAATAAAATGTTTCACACATAAAAACTTGTTAACTGTTTTTTGTGAAGTGCACAAAAACACAGGTTAAGTTCCACAGGTGATAAAAAAAGCACGCATTCAAGTAAGTGCACATGCATGCCCACATGCATCCCATTCATAGAATCTAGGGACACTCTTTATGTTCAGTCAGAATTGCTTTATGAGTTCTTAAAAGAATTTCTTGGCATCATTAACTTTTTCTCTGAACCTCaagtttttttataaaaaaaaaaaagaaaaaagaaaaaacacattCCAATCATGCAATTTCCCATATGCATCCATGATGCAGACCTACCAACActgcacacaaaaaaaaaaaaaaacggaggAGGAAAAGCACACGAACATTAAAGAACCTAGAGCAGCTTCCCATGTCCAAGTGTGCAACGTGTATGAAAATCCATAAGCAATGCtataacaacaataaataataataaaatcaattaaaaaacTCATATGGCATGATTCCAAGTTTCCAACCATTTGTTTTTTAAAGCAAAGAGCCAATTTCCATCAAATTTAGGACTGTTCAACATTTTCTCTTTATACAAACAAAATGGAGCACCATTTTTGTTTCTGAAGCATTTTCCCAATTAAACTAATACAGCAGGCAAAGTTCACAATGAAGGCAAATAACAGCTCTAGCTACCAGTACACCACAATGAATTTTAAAGCCCAGAAGGGAATCCAGGAGGCAAGAATTGGGAAACTTTCTGGTAATAAACAATGATTTCAATTTGCGCATATGGGGTCAAATACTGCAGGGAGTATATTGGACTATCAGATAATGAAGATGGTGACGATGACGAAGGATCCAAGCTGCAAGAAAAAGATCTGTCCTCCAAGTAACGGAAGGCCTTAGGGATGGCAGTTATCATGAACCAAGAGGCATGCATAAGTGTATGATGCTACTGGtgcttatatatttatttattttgatgtaGGCTACTGTTATTCAAAAAATGACtagaaacagaaaaagaaaagaaaataatttacCAGTAATAGCTCTAACAGTTTCACTGGAAGCGTATTCTTGAATTGTATGATTAGAAAAGAGAAGTTTAACAAACATTGCAGCCTGAACCGATGTTTCTGGATCACTTGAACCAATCAGATCCAGTACAACCTGAACACCACCAGCTTCTGCAACTGCTCTTTTATTTGATCGACTATACATAACAAGGTTTTGCAAGGCACAAATAGCTACCACTTTCATTTCTTCTGTTGGTTGTTCTTCAAGAACATTCACGAGAGCACGGCAAGCTGAAACCGCATCACTACTTCGAGCAAGACCCTCATTCTGGAATAGATCACCAAGAGCCAGAGTTGCTAGCAATCTAGCCTGCTGAGCTTGGGTTTGTGGATCCAAGAGGTACTGGGATAATGGTAAGATTGCAGACTTGGTGACCTTAGATTCCCTTATCTTCACGTTGTTTAGTAGAACTTCCAGCAGTCTAGCCGCAGTTTCCTCACACTGATGACCTCTTAGAAGTTCCAAAAGAGCTTCTATGGCACCACTCTCAGCCATTGCTTCAGCACTCGTTCCGTCATCACTTTCCAACACAAGAAGAGCATTCAATGCACCAATTACTGTGCCTTCCGAGCCAGAACGAAGCAACCTTACCAAGACAGCTACAGGTACTTCCAAATAAAATTCAGAACTGAATTGCAAGATACTGGCTAAAACAGAAGCAGCAGATTCCCACAAGGCATGAGGAAGAGAAGGATCAGCTTGCAATATCACCTTGGACAACTCATTAACACCACCTTCCTTTGCAATTTCATTTGGCCAAGTTAACGCAAGACTAACAAGCGCCTTCACAGCTCTCTGCTGCAAAATGTGCACACCAGAACCAAGCACCCGTATCAAAGGACCAATTACTTGCTGTGTTGCTGAATCCTTCTGAAGATGTTCTTCCACAAGCTGATGTGAAAGAAGCTCAGCAGCCAACTGTTGTACTGCTGGAACTGGAGAATCTAGTAAGGGGATGAGTGGTTCAATAGCTTGGTGAGAGTCAAGGGCGTAGGAAGCACGACATTGCGGATGCTCTAAAATATTAACAAGAACTTGTAATGTACTATGCTGTCCATCAGGCCCAAATTCTGGTCTTGCTAGCAAGAGAAAAAGGGGTTCAACCACTTTTGCCGCAGATGGACCCCTAGCAATTGTCGCATTATTAGTCAATATTCGCAGCAATTCAGTCAAAGCAGCACAGAGAAAATCCGGAGCTTCATGAAGGATATCAAGTATGCTCTCAATCACTCCAGCTTTCACCATTTCCACCTTGCAAGAAGGCCTGTCTTTCCCCAGCTTCACAAGAGCTCTGGATACAGCCTCATGAAGCATGTAATTCCTGCCATAGAGAAGGCCAACAAGAGGAATAACAGCGCCATGTGCAGCAACCAGTTCAGCCAGTTGCTCATCATCCAAAAGCTTATCCAGTGCGTGGACAACTGATTGCTGCGCAGGGCTAAACTCAGTCACAAGGAGAGAGACCAGAGGCTCAACACAGCGAGCTGCAGCCATGGTAGATCTGATTCTTGTATTACCACAAAGAACACAGCATAATTCTGCAGCATCCCCCTTCAAATCCATTGAACAATTTGATGAAAGGATCCTGCAAAGAACATCTACTGCATTCATTTCCACATCAGCAACAGCGAGGGCTCTTGATGGATTTTCACTCAACAGCCTTACCAATGCAGCAATGGCAGAGTGCTGCTCTCTCTCCATGCCAGTATTAAGAATTTCAACCAATGGTTGAACAGCCTGTCGAGAACTTTCAGCATTTCTAATATGGTCGGAGGAAAAGAGACTTTCTAATGCTCTTGCAGCACTATGCCTTGCAGCTCTTCCACCCAAACGTAAAACTGCTACAAGTTGACTGACAGCACCAAATGCTGATTCATGTCTCCGTATTTCAGCACTAGTAAACAGGATTCCCAACAAATCAGTAGCAGCTTCCTCAGTTGCATCTTGTGGGCCAAGTGAAAGATACTTTGTCAGTGCTTCCAAAGCCCCTGATTCCACCATTACAATTTTGTTCGCAGGGCAGTCTTTTGCAAGTTGAATCAGCAATCCAAGTGCTAGAAATGGTGCCCCTGGACGATCTGGAATTGGTTTAAGTAGGTCAACAAGTGCAGGTATTGCTTTCCGAGAGGTAGCACCAACCCTAATGTCATCAACCCTAAACAACCTCTCAAGAGCAACTTGCTCTGGATAACGCAGCAAAGCAAACTCCTCCGACAATTCCAGAAGATCATATATATCGACATCAGCACAGCCAAGTAATGAAATAAGGCCACCAGCAGCCCCAGAATTCGCTACAGACAAAAGAGTCCCTCTGCTGCCATTACAGACTAGACTGGCTATTGCTTGTGCAGCAAAATATCTGCTTGCTGACTCGTCTGTCTTCAACATATTTGCAAGTACTGGTATAGATTTCATTGTTGCATGTGCTCGTATTATATCTCTATCTTGAAACAGAATAGCAAGAAGTAAAGCACAAATCCATACACTATTATCTTCTTTAAAATCAATCTGCAAGGATGACCATGAAGAAGCAATTATAAACGTTTCAAAAGTGAAAATAAAGCaagcaatttaatcaaattcCAATCCTGCATAGGTGACCAAGCATATGAAcagaaacaatttttttttaatgtttttcttTTGCAGGCGGCAGGGGTCAGATGGGAGGGTTAGGGATGTGCAAAAATTGTTGAAGGACCAATGTTAAATGCTAGTAATGCCTTGAATGCAAACTCTAAAAAGTCTCTGTGAACAAATAAATCATGAATTTATCTTGTTTAGTGATTCTGTGAAAAAATGAAGTTGGATACCTGAGTAAATTGCAATAAACATTGAGAGATCTTGTCAGTGAGTACTTCAACAGCTCCAGCCTCCAACATCACAATTTTACTTTTGTCATCACAAGCAAGAACAGACAATAGCCATACAGCTAGGTTAGCACCATATATAATTGCTGTTCCAGTATCCATTCCGTCATTACTGCCTTCTTTGCTCTGCCTATAAATGCTTATGGCCTGCATGTTCTTTCCCCCCTCATCTCCCAAGGAGAGAGATTCTGTTGAATTAAGCAACGCTACAAGAGATTGAATGAGATGGACACACAAGTTTGATTCATTAAGATCTTCCACCGCTCTCTGGTGATTAACTTTTGCAGCACAGATAAGAAGTGCAGTTCCCCCAATTTTCACCTTTATGTTCATAGAGTTGATCACCCTTCTTGCAATTGATAAAATACTGCCATAGGAACAAGTGATTGTATTTCCTAGAACAAGAGACTGATCGCGACAAAGTTGTGACAATATTTCAATAGCTTTGTCTTGCAACAAGGGTGCTGCATCAGCAATACATGAAACTATTGGGGTTATGCTGTTTGGGCATTCTGCCAGAACTGCCCATGCAGGTTTGATGTGCCCATCAACCTCTGAACTCGACAAAAAAGCAAGGGCATCTAAAGCCTCTGCTGTGGCAAGAGACCCACCATTAGCAGAATCGAGGAATGAAACCAATGCAAGAACTGTTCCAGCACGATTCACACAATCAATCAAGTTATAGTCAATACAGCGAGAATGAAGTAGGCGAGAAATTGCTGCTGCAGCCAGCGTTTTCCCAGCAGCAGTGCCTTCACGCAGAACTCTAGTTGCAGGCAAAATAATTTCTTCATGAATAGCTTTATCAGAAATTTCATTATCCAAAAGAAGATTGGCTAAAGCACATATTGACTGTTCTGCAACTTCCAAAGTGGGGGAGTTAGCAAGAATAACTAACTGAGAGAATGCATCCCTAGCAACAGCAGCCATGTCCCGGTTCACTTTAATTGAAAGAAATATTGCAGCAAGGCAAcgtgaggattccactaagatgTTTTCTGACTCGGCATTTAACAGCTTCATGGCTGACCAAAGAGTCCTAACAGCAATGCTACTTTCACGCAAGTCCTTTCTGAGGTCAAAGATTCCAGCAAGAGCAGATGCAGACTTAGCTTGTGTCTCTTCTCTGCTAGAACTCAATATTTTGATCATTGTTTCAATTGCATCATTTGCAGCACTACCTTCATGCAGTATATCATTGAGTGGAGCAACAGACAGCATGCTTCTTAAAGCATCCAAAACATAAACTTTGGATTCAGGTAGATCACTCGTTAATAAGGCAGTTAGTTGGCTGATAGTTGCTGTATCTGATTTATGTATTAAATGGTTCAATGTCTTTGCTGAAATTTCTTTCCCATTTGGGCTTCCATTCTTCAGCAGCCATAATAAAGCGGGAACAGCATCAGCACTTTCAACACATGCCCGTATATCTTCACTGTGATCACAGAGGTTCCCAAGTATTGTTGCAGAATCTTCTTTTGCTTTCGCAGAGCCTGTCTCTAGTATTTGAACAAGAGGAGGTATTCCACCCGCAGCAGTGATAGCCCATTTactttcatcattctcatttgaTAAAAGGCAAAGCAATGCAACTGCACATTCCTGCTGTTGCTCTGATGAAAGTCCAAGAAGAGATATCAACAACTGAACCCCCTCACGAGCTTGAAGGGCTCGCCACAGACTGCCTTCATTGTTGCAAAGTAAAAGAAGGGATCTTATCAACTCGTCCTGAACTTCATTGGTTGCCATCGTGATCAAACAAACCAGCAGACGTTTTGCATCAGAATTTGCAAGTCTATTTGCGAGTATGGCATTCCCATACAGACTAGCTAGGGCTTCTATGGTTCGTTCCTGCACAAGAAATGATGAGTGAGGTTTAAACTGCTTAACCAAAGTCTGTTCAATATCCAGAGGATCTGATGCTCTTGTAGATTCTGCTTTCATATCATATATCATTAGAGCTGAAGCTAATGCTCCTAATGTATCAGCAATCTGAGCAGGCGAAGAACATGATTCAAGGCTTTGACCAAGGCTTGAAATGACAAATGACAAACCACCAGAAATGTTTGCCAGAGCACACATTGCATTCTCTTGCAATGCTTGGGCAAACTCACCTTGCATAAATTCTTTTGAAGGAGCTATTGTTGCATTAATCAAAGCAGGTATACCATTAGAATTAGCTATCTCCCGCCTTGCTTCTTTGCACTGGGCAGACAGAGATTTAAGAGCACCTGCAGCCTCTGCCCTGATAGGAGCTTCATGACCAGGTCCTAAAAGCTTGAGGAGTAGTTTTGCAGCCTCCGCAGCCAACACCCTAGAGCAAACAGATGCATCCTCCATCATCATACATGCAAGAAGAAAGCATACATTTGCTTGAGTGCTTGACTGTCCAGTTGTAAGCAACTTCACGAGTATATCCACTCCTCGAGCTTGTACCGTTGTAGACCAAAACCCCTCAGTGCTGCTGGAGAGATTCCTTAGAGCTCCAGTCAATAAGTTATCAACCAAGTTTCCAGCCTTCAGCCCATTTTCTAATTGCTCCCATAGCACTGGAACAACTCCTTCAGTTGAAAAAATTTTTGATCCAACATGATCCTTAGCACCACCTTGTGAAACCGCATATATTGTTTTTGCTGCTGCAATTTGACCCTCTGCTGAGTTGGACCTCAAGAGACCAAGCAGGGGAGGAATGCAACCCCCAAGCAAGACTTTAACCCTTAATTCATTTTCCTTACAAAGAGAACTTAAAACATTAGCTGCTTGAATTTTCACTCCAACAGACCCTGATCGGAGAAGAGAAACAAGTACTGGAACTGCCTGAGAATGAGATCCAACAGCACTGAAAGCATTTTCCCGTGTATCAATAAGTTCCAGCAACTGCTTCAGAGAATTCTCTTTTTCCTGTAAAGAAGAGGAATTCTGGCGCAGCTTTTCAATACATTGGGCAACACTAGCCAATGTTCCATCTGGATCCTCCATTGTGCCACGGTCTCTGCAGTTAAATTAATAGAGTAAGGTCCTTACAACTAGAATCGCAAAATTGATATACTTAGGGCTAGCTTTGTCAatgcaatgttttaaaaggcaaaggcataaGGTGAGGCATTTTAAATCTTTAGAGGCAAGGTGTTagggcataagccttttgagaattttattttttaataaaaatatgtaaatgaattacatatattttaaaaataaataaaaactaaaccatgtaaaaaaatagaaaattaaaattaataaaataaaaaatacaatgtaaaaaaaaaaatcaattgtaatttgcaaactacttgttggccattcaaaactTGCTAACTCGAATTAATCCCATAAATCATGAAAAGAGATAACTctaacattacaaagttcaaattattttcaagatctaagatacaacactcaattattttggaaaggttgaggttcaagagctttagaaatcaactcatgttatgacattccttttatataaacacagaattaaaattttctaaccaactCTAACTTGAGGATCACACACCTAAAATacataagcctcaactaaaaaggcacaaaaggcatgcctttatACAAATACTTAAGCCTCAGCTTGTAATGCATTAGTCTTTTTGGGACTTGGTGTTTTAGtttgagcctcaaggcgttttaggcatgtcttgccttgaggcgagcctcgattgtgccttttaaaacattagtTAAATGTATTACAATTGCAAGGTAGCACTGTTATCATTGACATGATTCTGATGAAATTTATAAACCAATGTATAGCATGTTCACATCAAATTTTCATAAAACCAATAGTCAAtgatttcacaaataaaacttaCATTACACAAAAGGAGAAAGAAGTAAACAAAATAGAAAAGAACAATGATAACATGATTAAAGAATATCATGGTTCAAGTTGAATGAACACACTTCAAGGACAAAAGCGAACAGGAAAGCCAGAAAGAGTGTACCCAATGTAGTGAGGAAGTATAAGACGGGCTTTGAGTCAACAGAATAAATATATTTCTAGATAACTCCACATAGAGCATTAAAAGACATAAAATGGGTTAGCCTCTTGGCCCATATAAGAGGGCGAGCCTTGACACAGTAGTAAGGGTATGACATCCAAACCTGAAGGTACAAGACATGGAAACAGTCTCTCCAAGGGTAGAAGTAAGACAGTGTACATCAGTACATCATGTCCTCCCCAAAACCCCAATGGCATGTGAGTCTTGTGAGCTGGGTGTTACAAATCAACCCATATAATTGGATTAAGGCATTATTAAGGTAAGTTGAGTTTTGTGCATCAGTTTATGTTGCCCCGCAAAggatttttatgataacaaaagattgttttaattatttaataatttgaaTATTCATGAAATATTGATTTTTGAAGCTTGTATAACTTGTGCAGTGATTCGAGAATGCTCGAGATAAATATTATTCAGTGTGCTTCTTGATTGGTTTGGATCT
This window contains:
- the LOC131159328 gene encoding protein CELLULOSE SYNTHASE INTERACTIVE 1 isoform X2, translating into MGLRDRGTMEDPDGTLASVAQCIEKLRQNSSSLQEKENSLKQLLELIDTRENAFSAVGSHSQAVPVLVSLLRSGSVGVKIQAANVLSSLCKENELRVKVLLGGCIPPLLGLLRSNSAEGQIAAAKTIYAVSQGGAKDHVGSKIFSTEGVVPVLWEQLENGLKAGNLVDNLLTGALRNLSSSTEGFWSTTVQARGVDILVKLLTTGQSSTQANVCFLLACMMMEDASVCSRVLAAEAAKLLLKLLGPGHEAPIRAEAAGALKSLSAQCKEARREIANSNGIPALINATIAPSKEFMQGEFAQALQENAMCALANISGGLSFVISSLGQSLESCSSPAQIADTLGALASALMIYDMKAESTRASDPLDIEQTLVKQFKPHSSFLVQERTIEALASLYGNAILANRLANSDAKRLLVCLITMATNEVQDELIRSLLLLCNNEGSLWRALQAREGVQLLISLLGLSSEQQQECAVALLCLLSNENDESKWAITAAGGIPPLVQILETGSAKAKEDSATILGNLCDHSEDIRACVESADAVPALLWLLKNGSPNGKEISAKTLNHLIHKSDTATISQLTALLTSDLPESKVYVLDALRSMLSVAPLNDILHEGSAANDAIETMIKILSSSREETQAKSASALAGIFDLRKDLRESSIAVRTLWSAMKLLNAESENILVESSRCLAAIFLSIKVNRDMAAVARDAFSQLVILANSPTLEVAEQSICALANLLLDNEISDKAIHEEIILPATRVLREGTAAGKTLAAAAISRLLHSRCIDYNLIDCVNRAGTVLALVSFLDSANGGSLATAEALDALAFLSSSEVDGHIKPAWAVLAECPNSITPIVSCIADAAPLLQDKAIEILSQLCRDQSLVLGNTITCSYGSILSIARRVINSMNIKVKIGGTALLICAAKVNHQRAVEDLNESNLCVHLIQSLVALLNSTESLSLGDEGGKNMQAISIYRQSKEGSNDGMDTGTAIIYGANLAVWLLSVLACDDKSKIVMLEAGAVEVLTDKISQCLLQFTQIDFKEDNSVWICALLLAILFQDRDIIRAHATMKSIPVLANMLKTDESASRYFAAQAIASLVCNGSRGTLLSVANSGAAGGLISLLGCADVDIYDLLELSEEFALLRYPEQVALERLFRVDDIRVGATSRKAIPALVDLLKPIPDRPGAPFLALGLLIQLAKDCPANKIVMVESGALEALTKYLSLGPQDATEEAATDLLGILFTSAEIRRHESAFGAVSQLVAVLRLGGRAARHSAARALESLFSSDHIRNAESSRQAVQPLVEILNTGMEREQHSAIAALVRLLSENPSRALAVADVEMNAVDVLCRILSSNCSMDLKGDAAELCCVLCGNTRIRSTMAAARCVEPLVSLLVTEFSPAQQSVVHALDKLLDDEQLAELVAAHGAVIPLVGLLYGRNYMLHEAVSRALVKLGKDRPSCKVEMVKAGVIESILDILHEAPDFLCAALTELLRILTNNATIARGPSAAKVVEPLFLLLARPEFGPDGQHSTLQVLVNILEHPQCRASYALDSHQAIEPLIPLLDSPVPAVQQLAAELLSHQLVEEHLQKDSATQQVIGPLIRVLGSGVHILQQRAVKALVSLALTWPNEIAKEGGVNELSKVILQADPSLPHALWESAASVLASILQFSSEFYLEVPVAVLVRLLRSGSEGTVIGALNALLVLESDDGTSAEAMAESGAIEALLELLRGHQCEETAARLLEVLLNNVKIRESKVTKSAILPLSQYLLDPQTQAQQARLLATLALGDLFQNEGLARSSDAVSACRALVNVLEEQPTEEMKVVAICALQNLVMYSRSNKRAVAEAGGVQVVLDLIGSSDPETSVQAAMFVKLLFSNHTIQEYASSETVRAITAAIEKDLWATGTVNDEYLKALNALFSNFPRLRATEPATLSIPHLVTSLKTGSEATQEAALDSLFLLRQAWSACPAEVSRAQSVAAADAIPLLQYLIQSGPPRFQEKAEFLLQCLPGTLVVIIKRGNNMKQSVGNPSVYCKLTLGNNPPRQTKIVSTGPNPEWDESFAWSFESPPKGQKLHISCKNKSKMGKSSFGKVTIQIDRVVMLGAVAGEYALLPQSKSGPSRNLEIEFQWSNK
- the LOC131159328 gene encoding protein CELLULOSE SYNTHASE INTERACTIVE 1 isoform X1 codes for the protein MTDIDRGTMEDPDGTLASVAQCIEKLRQNSSSLQEKENSLKQLLELIDTRENAFSAVGSHSQAVPVLVSLLRSGSVGVKIQAANVLSSLCKENELRVKVLLGGCIPPLLGLLRSNSAEGQIAAAKTIYAVSQGGAKDHVGSKIFSTEGVVPVLWEQLENGLKAGNLVDNLLTGALRNLSSSTEGFWSTTVQARGVDILVKLLTTGQSSTQANVCFLLACMMMEDASVCSRVLAAEAAKLLLKLLGPGHEAPIRAEAAGALKSLSAQCKEARREIANSNGIPALINATIAPSKEFMQGEFAQALQENAMCALANISGGLSFVISSLGQSLESCSSPAQIADTLGALASALMIYDMKAESTRASDPLDIEQTLVKQFKPHSSFLVQERTIEALASLYGNAILANRLANSDAKRLLVCLITMATNEVQDELIRSLLLLCNNEGSLWRALQAREGVQLLISLLGLSSEQQQECAVALLCLLSNENDESKWAITAAGGIPPLVQILETGSAKAKEDSATILGNLCDHSEDIRACVESADAVPALLWLLKNGSPNGKEISAKTLNHLIHKSDTATISQLTALLTSDLPESKVYVLDALRSMLSVAPLNDILHEGSAANDAIETMIKILSSSREETQAKSASALAGIFDLRKDLRESSIAVRTLWSAMKLLNAESENILVESSRCLAAIFLSIKVNRDMAAVARDAFSQLVILANSPTLEVAEQSICALANLLLDNEISDKAIHEEIILPATRVLREGTAAGKTLAAAAISRLLHSRCIDYNLIDCVNRAGTVLALVSFLDSANGGSLATAEALDALAFLSSSEVDGHIKPAWAVLAECPNSITPIVSCIADAAPLLQDKAIEILSQLCRDQSLVLGNTITCSYGSILSIARRVINSMNIKVKIGGTALLICAAKVNHQRAVEDLNESNLCVHLIQSLVALLNSTESLSLGDEGGKNMQAISIYRQSKEGSNDGMDTGTAIIYGANLAVWLLSVLACDDKSKIVMLEAGAVEVLTDKISQCLLQFTQIDFKEDNSVWICALLLAILFQDRDIIRAHATMKSIPVLANMLKTDESASRYFAAQAIASLVCNGSRGTLLSVANSGAAGGLISLLGCADVDIYDLLELSEEFALLRYPEQVALERLFRVDDIRVGATSRKAIPALVDLLKPIPDRPGAPFLALGLLIQLAKDCPANKIVMVESGALEALTKYLSLGPQDATEEAATDLLGILFTSAEIRRHESAFGAVSQLVAVLRLGGRAARHSAARALESLFSSDHIRNAESSRQAVQPLVEILNTGMEREQHSAIAALVRLLSENPSRALAVADVEMNAVDVLCRILSSNCSMDLKGDAAELCCVLCGNTRIRSTMAAARCVEPLVSLLVTEFSPAQQSVVHALDKLLDDEQLAELVAAHGAVIPLVGLLYGRNYMLHEAVSRALVKLGKDRPSCKVEMVKAGVIESILDILHEAPDFLCAALTELLRILTNNATIARGPSAAKVVEPLFLLLARPEFGPDGQHSTLQVLVNILEHPQCRASYALDSHQAIEPLIPLLDSPVPAVQQLAAELLSHQLVEEHLQKDSATQQVIGPLIRVLGSGVHILQQRAVKALVSLALTWPNEIAKEGGVNELSKVILQADPSLPHALWESAASVLASILQFSSEFYLEVPVAVLVRLLRSGSEGTVIGALNALLVLESDDGTSAEAMAESGAIEALLELLRGHQCEETAARLLEVLLNNVKIRESKVTKSAILPLSQYLLDPQTQAQQARLLATLALGDLFQNEGLARSSDAVSACRALVNVLEEQPTEEMKVVAICALQNLVMYSRSNKRAVAEAGGVQVVLDLIGSSDPETSVQAAMFVKLLFSNHTIQEYASSETVRAITAAIEKDLWATGTVNDEYLKALNALFSNFPRLRATEPATLSIPHLVTSLKTGSEATQEAALDSLFLLRQAWSACPAEVSRAQSVAAADAIPLLQYLIQSGPPRFQEKAEFLLQCLPGTLVVIIKRGNNMKQSVGNPSVYCKLTLGNNPPRQTKIVSTGPNPEWDESFAWSFESPPKGQKLHISCKNKSKMGKSSFGKVTIQIDRVVMLGAVAGEYALLPQSKSGPSRNLEIEFQWSNK